A part of Oncorhynchus kisutch isolate 150728-3 linkage group LG2, Okis_V2, whole genome shotgun sequence genomic DNA contains:
- the LOC109870420 gene encoding rhodopsin kinase GRK1 has product MDLGSLTTVVANSAYISARGSFDGSNPAASRDKKYHARLKLPHITVCEGLQETLDLTFQSVCVEQPIGKRLFREFLETAPEYHGPCHLWRDIEEYDLAEDTDRAQKASRIVQRYLESSAKLYCPFLTPETVTQVKEAQQGAGDTLFSQTLVSVLGYLQEVPYTFFLESMYLKRFLQWKWLEMQPMDQDWFQDFRVLGKGGFGEVSACQMKATGKLYACKKLNKKRLKKRKGYEGAMVEKRILARVHSRFIVSLAYAFQTKDELCLVMTIMNGGDLKYHIYLVDENNPGFEEPRACFYAAQIIQGMEHLHQKRIIYRDLKPENVLLDNEGNVRISDLGLAVELKENQTKIKGYAGTPGFMAPELLKGEKYDTSVDYFTLGVTLFEFMAAKNPFRERGEKVEKEALKERIMTGTVVYPETFSENAKSICSALLEKQVDKRLGFKDGTCDEIRTHPFFSAIHWTRLDAGILPPPFVPDSKVVYAKDLDDVGEFSSVKGVGLDDPDRVFFDEFSSGNIAIPWQEEMIETGIYGELNVWGPAGTIPNDLRRESILEQPKSSTCCLA; this is encoded by the exons ATGGATTTGGGCAGCCTGACCACGGTGGTTGCCAACTCTGCCTACATAAGCGCCCGCGGCAGCTTCGATGGCTCCAACCCGGCAGCCTCGCGTGACAAGAAGTACCACGCCCGCCTCAAGCTGCCCCATATCACCGTGTGTGAGGGCCTCCAGGAAACCCTGGACCTAACCTTTCAGTCAGTCTGCGTGGAGCAGCCCATCGGCAAACGTCTGTTCCGCGAGTTCCTGGAGACGGCGCCTGAATACCACGGTCCTTGCCACTTGTGGCGGGACATTGAAGAGTACGACTTAGCCGAAGACACAGACCGGGCCCAGAAGGCATCTAGGATTGTCCAGCGTTACCTGGAATCCTCTGCTAAGCTCTACTGCCCCTTCCTGACCCCGGAGACCGTGACCCAGGTGAAGGAGGCACAGCAGGGGGCTGGGGACACCCTCTTTTCCCAGACACTGGTCTCGGTGCTGGGCTACCTCCAGGAAGTTCCCTACACCTTCTTCCTGGAGAGCATGTACCTGAAGAGGTTCCTGCAGTGGAAGTGGCTGGAGATGCAGCCCATGGACCAAGACTGGTTCCAGGACTTCCGTGTGCTTGGGAAGGGGGGTTTCGGAGAGGTGTCTGCCTGCCAGATGAAGGCCACGGGGAAACTGTACGCCTGCAAGAAGCTCAACAAGAAGAGGCTGAAGAAGAGGAAAGGCTATGAG GGGGCGATGGTGGAGAAGAGGATTCTTGCCAGGGTTCATAGTCGCTTCATCGTGTCACTGGCCTACGCTTTCCAGACCAAGGATGAGCTTTGCCTGGTTATGACCATCATGAATGGAGGAGAcctgaa gtacCACATCTATCTGGTGGATGAGAACAACCCAGGGTTTGAGGAGCCCAGAGCCTGTTTCTACGCAGCTCAGATCATCCAGGGCATGGAGCACCTCCACCAGAAGAGAATCATCTACAGAGACCTCAAACCTGAGAACGTGCTGCTGGACAATGAAG GTAACGTGCGTATCTCTGACCTGGGTCTGGCAGTGGAGCTGAAGGAAAACCAGACAAAGATCAAAGGCTATGCCGGAACTCCAG GGTTTATGGCCCCAGAGCTCCTGAAGGGGGAGAAGTATGACACCTCAGTGGACTATTTCACCCTAGGGGTCACACTGTTTGAGTTTATGGCCGCCAAGAACCCCTTCAGGGAACGCGGAGAGAAG GTTGAGAAGGAGGCACTAAAGGAGCGCATCATGACCGGGACAGTGGTCTACCCAGAGACATTCAGTGAGAACGCCAAGTccatctgctctgctctgctggaGAAACAGGTGGACAAGAGACTAGGTTTCAAGGACGGGACCTGTGACGAGATTAGGACACACCCCTTCTTCAGCGCCATCCACTGGACGAGACTGGATGCAG gCATCCTGCCCCCCCCGTTTGTCCCTGACTCCAAGGTGGTCTACGCCAAGGACCTGGATGACGTGGGGGAGTTCTCCTCGGTGAAGGGAGTGGGGCTGGACGACCCCGACCGCGTGTTCTTTGACGAGTTCTCCTCTGGGAACATTGCCATCCCCTGGCAGGAGGAGATGATTGAGACGGGGATCTATGGTGAGCTCAATGTGTGGGGACCCGCAGGCACCATACCCAACGACCTGCGCAGAGAGTCCATCTTGGAACAGCCCAAGTCATCCACCTGCTGCTTGGCGTGA
- the LOC109870437 gene encoding transcription factor Dp-1-like isoform X2, translating to MAKDVSLIRDNQVGLMETNGELKVFIDQNRSPSKGVLSLVAVHPVSIPMAKQLLPKTLGPSNVNIAPHMVIGTPQRPSVSSAILVNSPQTPNSQFLTQSQPADASPWSSGKRGKKGEKNGKGLRHFSMKVCEKVQKKGVTTYNEVADELVAEFSAADNHISPNDSHVYDQKNIRRRVYDALNVLMAMNIISKEKKEIKWIGLPTNSAQECQNLEVERQRRLERIKQKQSQLQELILQQIAFKNLVQRNRQTEQQANRPPPPNSLIHLPFIIINTSKKTVIDCSISNDKFEYLFNFDNMFEIHDDIEVLKRMGMACGLEVGKCSPEDLKVARSLVPKALEPYVTEMAQGPISNVYITGGSSTNGRRHHGQGSDSGADGPLASSSNDSHYSSSRVETPVSYMGDDDEEDDYDENDDED from the exons ATGGCCAAAGATGTGAGTCTGATCAGAGACAACCAG GTTGGTCTGATGGAAACCAATGGAGAATTGAAGGTTTTCATTGACCAGAATCGGAGTCCTAGTAAAG GTGTCCTGTCTCTGGTTGCTGTCCATCCTGTGTCAATCCCCATGGCTAAACAACTACTGCCTAAAACCCTGGGACCCTCCAATGTCAACATTGCTCCACACATG GTGATTGGTACGCCCCAGAGGCCCAGTGTTTCCAGTGCCATACTTGTGAACAGCCCACAAACACCCAACTCCCAGTTCCTCACACAGAGCCAGCCGGCCGACGCGTCGCCATGGTCCTCGGG GAAGCGTGGTAAGAAGGGGGAGAAGAATGGCAAGGGCCTGAGACATTTCTCCATGAAGGTGTGTGAGAAGGTGCAGAAGAAAGGTGTAACCACCTACAACGAGGTGGCAGACGAGCTGGTGGCGGAGTTCAGCGCTGCAGACAACCACATCTCCCCCAACGACTCA CATGTGTACGACCAGAAGAACATCAGACGACGTGTGTATGACGCGCTCAACGTGCTCATGGCCATGAACATCATCTctaaagagaagaaagagatCAAGTGGATTGGTCTGCCTACCAACTCAGCCCAGGAGTGCCAGAACCTAGAG GTGGAGAGACAAAGGCGACTGGAGAGAATCAAGCAGAAGCAGTCACAACTCCAAGAACTCATATTACAG CAAATAGCCTTTAAGAACCTGGTGCAGCGGAACAGACAGACGGAACAGCAGGCCAACAGACCTCCGCCCCCCAACTCTCTCATCCACCTCcccttcatcatcatcaacaccagCAAGAAGACAGTCATCGACTGTAGCATCTCAAACGAcaa GTTTGAGTACCTGTTTAACTTCGACAACATGTTTGAGATCCACGACGATATTGAGGTGCTGAAGCGCATGGGCATGGCCTGTGGCCTGGAGGTGGGCAAATGTTCCCCGGAGGACCTGAAGGTGGCACGCAGCCTGGTGCCCAAAGCCCTGGAGCCCTACGtcacag AGATGGCCCAGGGTCCCATCAGTAACGTCTACATCACTGGAGGATCCTCCACCAACGGGCGGCGCCATCACGGCCAGGGCAG tGACAGTGGTGCAGATGGTCCCCTGGCCTCCAGCTCTAATGACTCTCACTACAGCAGCTCCCGTGTTGAGACCCCCGTGTCGTACATGGGGGATGATGACGAGGAGGACGACTACGACGAGAACGACGATGAAGATTAA
- the LOC109870437 gene encoding transcription factor Dp-1-like isoform X3, which produces MAKDVGLMETNGELKVFIDQNRSPSKGVLSLVAVHPVSIPMAKQLLPKTLGPSNVNIAPHMVIGTPQRPSVSSAILVNSPQTPNSQFLTQSQPADASPWSSGKRGKKGEKNGKGLRHFSMKVCEKVQKKGVTTYNEVADELVAEFSAADNHISPNDSHVYDQKNIRRRVYDALNVLMAMNIISKEKKEIKWIGLPTNSAQECQNLEVERQRRLERIKQKQSQLQELILQQIAFKNLVQRNRQTEQQANRPPPPNSLIHLPFIIINTSKKTVIDCSISNDKFEYLFNFDNMFEIHDDIEVLKRMGMACGLEVGKCSPEDLKVARSLVPKALEPYVTEMAQGPISNVYITGGSSTNGRRHHGQGSDSGADGPLASSSNDSHYSSSRVETPVSYMGDDDEEDDYDENDDED; this is translated from the exons ATGGCCAAAGAT GTTGGTCTGATGGAAACCAATGGAGAATTGAAGGTTTTCATTGACCAGAATCGGAGTCCTAGTAAAG GTGTCCTGTCTCTGGTTGCTGTCCATCCTGTGTCAATCCCCATGGCTAAACAACTACTGCCTAAAACCCTGGGACCCTCCAATGTCAACATTGCTCCACACATG GTGATTGGTACGCCCCAGAGGCCCAGTGTTTCCAGTGCCATACTTGTGAACAGCCCACAAACACCCAACTCCCAGTTCCTCACACAGAGCCAGCCGGCCGACGCGTCGCCATGGTCCTCGGG GAAGCGTGGTAAGAAGGGGGAGAAGAATGGCAAGGGCCTGAGACATTTCTCCATGAAGGTGTGTGAGAAGGTGCAGAAGAAAGGTGTAACCACCTACAACGAGGTGGCAGACGAGCTGGTGGCGGAGTTCAGCGCTGCAGACAACCACATCTCCCCCAACGACTCA CATGTGTACGACCAGAAGAACATCAGACGACGTGTGTATGACGCGCTCAACGTGCTCATGGCCATGAACATCATCTctaaagagaagaaagagatCAAGTGGATTGGTCTGCCTACCAACTCAGCCCAGGAGTGCCAGAACCTAGAG GTGGAGAGACAAAGGCGACTGGAGAGAATCAAGCAGAAGCAGTCACAACTCCAAGAACTCATATTACAG CAAATAGCCTTTAAGAACCTGGTGCAGCGGAACAGACAGACGGAACAGCAGGCCAACAGACCTCCGCCCCCCAACTCTCTCATCCACCTCcccttcatcatcatcaacaccagCAAGAAGACAGTCATCGACTGTAGCATCTCAAACGAcaa GTTTGAGTACCTGTTTAACTTCGACAACATGTTTGAGATCCACGACGATATTGAGGTGCTGAAGCGCATGGGCATGGCCTGTGGCCTGGAGGTGGGCAAATGTTCCCCGGAGGACCTGAAGGTGGCACGCAGCCTGGTGCCCAAAGCCCTGGAGCCCTACGtcacag AGATGGCCCAGGGTCCCATCAGTAACGTCTACATCACTGGAGGATCCTCCACCAACGGGCGGCGCCATCACGGCCAGGGCAG tGACAGTGGTGCAGATGGTCCCCTGGCCTCCAGCTCTAATGACTCTCACTACAGCAGCTCCCGTGTTGAGACCCCCGTGTCGTACATGGGGGATGATGACGAGGAGGACGACTACGACGAGAACGACGATGAAGATTAA
- the LOC109905140 gene encoding protein-lysine methyltransferase METTL21C, with the protein MARESSVSYTLGKEFFLIAGHEICIRESLDSYGALVWPGAVALSQFLENNRQQVNLLDKAVLEIGAGTGLLSIVASLLGAWVTATDLPEILPNLTFNLSWNSKGRCRYTPQVTALTWGHDLEKDFPSTSCHYDYVLAADVVYHHNYLEELLATMHHFCKPGSGTTLMWANKVRFQSDLKFTERFKSCFDTTLMTEQKEGDVMIFKATAQE; encoded by the exons ATGGCCAGGGAGTCCAGTGTTTCCTACACCCTGGGGAAGGAGTTTTTCCTTATCGCTGGTCATGAAATCTGCATTAGAGAGTCTCTGGACTCCTATGGCGCCCTTGTCTGGCCAGGG GCGGTGGCTCTAAGTCAGTTCCTGGAGAATAACCGGCAGCAGGTGAATCTCCTGGATAAAGCGGTACTGGAGATTGGAGCAGGGACAGGCTTACTGTCTATTGTGGCTAGTCTACTGG GTGCCTGGGTAACGGCCACCGACCTACCCGAAATCCTTCCAAACCTGACCTTTAACCTCTCTTGGAACTCCAAGGGCCGCTGTCGCTACACGCCCCAGGTGACTGCCCTCACCTGGGGTCACGACCTTGAGAAAGACTTCCCCAGCACTTCCTGTCACTATGACTATGTGCTGGCAGCCGATGTAGTGTATCACCACAACTACCTGGAGGAGCTGCTGGCGACCATGCACCACTTCTGCAAACCAGGAAGTGGCACCACGCTGATGTGGGCCAATAAGGTGAGGTTCCAGTCAGACCTGAAGTTCACAGAGAGATTTAAGAGTTGTTTTGATACAACACTGATGACAGAGCAAAAGGAGGGGGACGTGATGATCTTCAAGGCCACGGCACAAGAGTGA
- the LOC109870437 gene encoding transcription factor Dp-1-like isoform X1, whose amino-acid sequence MPTKTAAEEAEEKSALVGLMETNGELKVFIDQNRSPSKGVLSLVAVHPVSIPMAKQLLPKTLGPSNVNIAPHMVIGTPQRPSVSSAILVNSPQTPNSQFLTQSQPADASPWSSGKRGKKGEKNGKGLRHFSMKVCEKVQKKGVTTYNEVADELVAEFSAADNHISPNDSHVYDQKNIRRRVYDALNVLMAMNIISKEKKEIKWIGLPTNSAQECQNLEVERQRRLERIKQKQSQLQELILQQIAFKNLVQRNRQTEQQANRPPPPNSLIHLPFIIINTSKKTVIDCSISNDKFEYLFNFDNMFEIHDDIEVLKRMGMACGLEVGKCSPEDLKVARSLVPKALEPYVTEMAQGPISNVYITGGSSTNGRRHHGQGSDSGADGPLASSSNDSHYSSSRVETPVSYMGDDDEEDDYDENDDED is encoded by the exons GTTGGTCTGATGGAAACCAATGGAGAATTGAAGGTTTTCATTGACCAGAATCGGAGTCCTAGTAAAG GTGTCCTGTCTCTGGTTGCTGTCCATCCTGTGTCAATCCCCATGGCTAAACAACTACTGCCTAAAACCCTGGGACCCTCCAATGTCAACATTGCTCCACACATG GTGATTGGTACGCCCCAGAGGCCCAGTGTTTCCAGTGCCATACTTGTGAACAGCCCACAAACACCCAACTCCCAGTTCCTCACACAGAGCCAGCCGGCCGACGCGTCGCCATGGTCCTCGGG GAAGCGTGGTAAGAAGGGGGAGAAGAATGGCAAGGGCCTGAGACATTTCTCCATGAAGGTGTGTGAGAAGGTGCAGAAGAAAGGTGTAACCACCTACAACGAGGTGGCAGACGAGCTGGTGGCGGAGTTCAGCGCTGCAGACAACCACATCTCCCCCAACGACTCA CATGTGTACGACCAGAAGAACATCAGACGACGTGTGTATGACGCGCTCAACGTGCTCATGGCCATGAACATCATCTctaaagagaagaaagagatCAAGTGGATTGGTCTGCCTACCAACTCAGCCCAGGAGTGCCAGAACCTAGAG GTGGAGAGACAAAGGCGACTGGAGAGAATCAAGCAGAAGCAGTCACAACTCCAAGAACTCATATTACAG CAAATAGCCTTTAAGAACCTGGTGCAGCGGAACAGACAGACGGAACAGCAGGCCAACAGACCTCCGCCCCCCAACTCTCTCATCCACCTCcccttcatcatcatcaacaccagCAAGAAGACAGTCATCGACTGTAGCATCTCAAACGAcaa GTTTGAGTACCTGTTTAACTTCGACAACATGTTTGAGATCCACGACGATATTGAGGTGCTGAAGCGCATGGGCATGGCCTGTGGCCTGGAGGTGGGCAAATGTTCCCCGGAGGACCTGAAGGTGGCACGCAGCCTGGTGCCCAAAGCCCTGGAGCCCTACGtcacag AGATGGCCCAGGGTCCCATCAGTAACGTCTACATCACTGGAGGATCCTCCACCAACGGGCGGCGCCATCACGGCCAGGGCAG tGACAGTGGTGCAGATGGTCCCCTGGCCTCCAGCTCTAATGACTCTCACTACAGCAGCTCCCGTGTTGAGACCCCCGTGTCGTACATGGGGGATGATGACGAGGAGGACGACTACGACGAGAACGACGATGAAGATTAA